The following proteins are co-located in the Mesorhizobium australicum WSM2073 genome:
- the ffh gene encoding signal recognition particle protein translates to MFESLQERLGSILNGLTGRGALSEADVSAALREVRRALLEADVALEVVRSFTDKVREKAVGAAVLKSIKPGQMVVKIVHDELVDMLGAEGVAIDLNAPAPVVIMMVGLQGSGKTTTSAKIAKRLTERQNKKVLMASLDTRRPAAQEQLRQLGEQVKVATLPVIAGQNPVDIAKRAVQAAKLGGHDVVILDTAGRTHIDEPLMVEMADIKKVSSPHEILLVADSLTGQDAVNLAKSFDERVGITGLVLTRMDGDGRGGAALSMRAVTGKPIKLIGTGEKMDGLEEFHPKRIADRILGMGDIVSLVEKAAENIDAEQAAAMAKKMQSGKFDLNDLAQQLQQMSKMGGMGGIMGMMPGMGKMKDQMAAAGLDDKMFGRQLAIISSMTKAERANPDILKHSRKKRIAAGSGTDAAEINKLLKMHRGMADMMKAMGGKGKGGGLMRGMMGGLASKMGLGGLGGGMMPGGMGGMPDLSKMDPKQLEALQKQAQAAGLGGMKGLPGGLPGGGLPGLPGGMKLPGLGGGGGLPGLGKKK, encoded by the coding sequence ATGTTTGAATCGCTGCAGGAGCGTCTTGGCTCCATCCTGAACGGCCTGACCGGCCGTGGCGCGCTGTCGGAGGCGGATGTCTCGGCAGCGTTGCGCGAGGTGCGCCGTGCGCTGCTCGAGGCCGACGTGGCGTTGGAAGTGGTGCGGTCCTTCACCGACAAGGTGCGCGAGAAGGCCGTCGGCGCCGCGGTGCTGAAGTCGATCAAGCCGGGGCAGATGGTCGTCAAGATCGTCCATGACGAGCTGGTCGACATGCTCGGCGCCGAGGGTGTCGCCATCGACCTCAACGCACCGGCCCCGGTCGTCATCATGATGGTCGGCCTGCAGGGCTCCGGCAAGACCACCACGTCGGCCAAGATCGCCAAGCGGCTGACCGAGCGGCAGAACAAGAAGGTCCTGATGGCCTCGCTCGACACGCGGCGTCCGGCCGCGCAGGAGCAGCTGCGCCAGCTCGGCGAGCAGGTCAAGGTGGCGACGCTGCCTGTTATCGCAGGCCAGAACCCGGTCGATATCGCCAAGCGCGCCGTGCAGGCGGCCAAGCTCGGCGGCCATGACGTCGTCATCCTCGACACCGCCGGCCGCACCCATATCGACGAGCCGCTGATGGTCGAGATGGCCGACATCAAGAAGGTGTCGAGCCCGCACGAGATCCTGCTGGTCGCCGATTCGCTGACCGGCCAGGACGCCGTCAACCTGGCGAAAAGCTTCGACGAGCGCGTCGGTATCACCGGCCTGGTCCTGACCCGCATGGACGGCGACGGCCGTGGCGGTGCCGCGCTGTCGATGCGCGCCGTCACCGGCAAGCCGATCAAGCTGATCGGCACCGGCGAAAAGATGGATGGGCTGGAGGAATTCCACCCCAAGCGGATCGCCGACCGCATCCTGGGCATGGGCGACATCGTCTCGCTCGTCGAAAAAGCCGCCGAGAACATCGATGCCGAGCAGGCGGCGGCGATGGCCAAGAAGATGCAGTCGGGCAAGTTCGACCTGAACGACCTCGCCCAGCAGCTTCAGCAGATGTCGAAGATGGGCGGCATGGGCGGCATCATGGGCATGATGCCCGGCATGGGCAAGATGAAGGACCAGATGGCCGCCGCCGGCCTCGACGACAAGATGTTCGGCCGCCAGCTCGCGATCATCTCCTCGATGACCAAGGCCGAGCGCGCCAATCCCGACATTCTCAAGCACTCGCGCAAGAAGCGCATCGCCGCCGGCTCCGGCACCGATGCCGCCGAGATCAACAAGCTCCTTAAGATGCATCGCGGCATGGCCGACATGATGAAGGCGATGGGCGGCAAGGGCAAAGGCGGCGGCCTGATGCGCGGCATGATGGGTGGCCTTGCCTCCAAGATGGGCCTTGGTGGTTTGGGGGGCGGCATGATGCCCGGCGGCATGGGCGGCATGCCCGATCTGTCGAAGATGGACCCCAAGCAGCTCGAAGCCTTGCAGAAGCAGGCGCAGGCCGCCGGCCTCGGCGGCATGAAGGGCCTGCCCGGCGGTCTTCCCGGCGGCGGCTTGCCCGGCCTGCCCGGCGGCATGAAGCTTCCCGGCCTTGGCGGCGGTGGCGGCCTGCCCGGTCTCGGCAAGAAAAAGTGA
- a CDS encoding CPBP family intramembrane glutamic endopeptidase, producing MTIDDTAFERYRNTPNARTTLPRLLLGTLIAVLFWAATTAAVLFGGTHVYFAWQGAAASPHGVEGFLASPVGILCALASFAGIWIGLWIVMRWVHGEPLSALLGAGRRVARPDFLKGLIAVLITSALSEILLYLLQPGIARGTISLSSWLLFAIPIATLTLLQTSSEEVLFRGYLLRGLANRFRSPCVWALLPGLLFTSLHWSGGSSAAINASVLVSIAAFALLLTLVVYATGNLGAALGAHLGNNLTGFLLISHQESYNSFALFTAKPLEGPGWMISDAILIALIGIACSLLTIVLLLHPRSPLRVSAQVPNGPSTA from the coding sequence GTGACGATCGACGACACCGCCTTCGAGCGCTATCGCAACACGCCGAACGCCAGGACGACCTTGCCGCGCCTGTTGCTGGGAACGCTGATCGCCGTCCTGTTCTGGGCCGCCACCACCGCGGCCGTGCTGTTCGGTGGCACCCATGTTTACTTCGCCTGGCAGGGGGCGGCGGCTTCGCCACACGGCGTGGAAGGTTTTCTCGCCTCGCCCGTCGGCATCCTCTGCGCGCTCGCCTCTTTCGCCGGGATCTGGATCGGCCTGTGGATCGTGATGCGCTGGGTGCATGGCGAGCCGCTGTCGGCGCTGCTTGGCGCCGGCCGCCGCGTAGCGCGACCGGACTTCCTCAAGGGGCTGATCGCGGTGCTGATCACGTCGGCCTTGTCCGAAATCCTGCTCTATCTGCTGCAGCCCGGCATTGCGCGCGGCACGATCAGCCTGTCGTCATGGCTGCTGTTCGCGATCCCAATCGCCACGCTCACCTTGCTGCAGACTTCGTCGGAGGAGGTGCTGTTTCGCGGCTATCTGCTGCGTGGCCTGGCCAATCGGTTCAGAAGCCCGTGCGTCTGGGCGCTGCTGCCCGGCCTGCTGTTCACCTCGCTGCACTGGAGCGGCGGTTCGTCGGCCGCCATCAACGCCAGCGTGCTGGTGTCGATCGCTGCCTTCGCGCTGCTTCTGACCCTCGTGGTCTACGCCACCGGCAATCTCGGCGCGGCACTTGGCGCCCATCTTGGCAACAACCTCACCGGCTTCCTGCTGATCTCGCATCAGGAGAGCTACAATTCCTTCGCCTTGTTCACTGCAAAGCCGCTCGAGGGACCGGGCTGGATGATATCGGATGCCATCCTCATTGCGCTCATCGGTATTGCCTGCAGCCTGCTGACGATTGTTTTGCTGCTGCATCCGCGCTCGCCGCTGAGGGTCTCAGCCCAGGTCCCCAACGGCCCGAGCACGGCCTGA
- a CDS encoding GNAT family N-acetyltransferase translates to MTDNIKVAPRPAIGSDAASIAKVMRAALASFDWMPVLHTPEQDLSFIRDIVLPNQQVMIAEADNDIIGFISVKGEWIEQLYLDPAWTGQGIGSRLVEEAAAILPLVKLYCFQANSGARRFYERHGFRAEAFGNGSTNEEGLPDILYVRRR, encoded by the coding sequence ATGACCGATAACATCAAAGTCGCTCCGCGCCCGGCCATCGGTTCCGACGCCGCTTCCATCGCCAAGGTCATGCGTGCGGCGCTTGCCTCGTTCGACTGGATGCCGGTCTTGCACACGCCGGAGCAGGACTTGTCTTTCATCCGAGATATCGTGTTGCCCAACCAGCAGGTGATGATCGCCGAGGCCGACAATGACATTATTGGCTTCATTTCGGTCAAAGGCGAATGGATCGAGCAGCTTTATCTTGATCCGGCCTGGACGGGCCAAGGAATTGGTAGCCGGCTAGTGGAAGAGGCTGCCGCCATCTTGCCGTTGGTCAAGTTATATTGCTTTCAGGCCAACAGCGGTGCCCGCCGCTTCTATGAACGCCACGGATTTCGCGCCGAAGCGTTCGGCAACGGTTCGACCAATGAGGAAGGATTGCCGGACATTCTTTACGTCCGAAGGCGCTGA
- a CDS encoding YMGG-like glycine zipper-containing protein, with product MKKILTILVLTTALGACSQTEKGAAVGGLGGAAVGAAVAGDPVQGAVVGGAVGAVAGALIGHASESGQCRYRDRHGRVYVDRCPSGY from the coding sequence ATGAAGAAAATACTGACCATTCTGGTGCTGACGACGGCACTGGGTGCATGTTCGCAAACGGAAAAAGGGGCTGCCGTGGGCGGCCTGGGCGGTGCTGCGGTTGGCGCGGCCGTGGCCGGAGATCCGGTGCAGGGCGCTGTTGTCGGCGGTGCGGTCGGCGCCGTGGCCGGCGCGCTGATCGGCCATGCCAGCGAAAGCGGCCAATGCCGGTACCGCGATCGCCATGGTCGGGTCTATGTCGATCGCTGCCCAAGCGGTTATTGA
- a CDS encoding bestrophin family protein → MIVRPRPTFLQLFFIMRGSVVPRILPQIFGFAIYSVVILVVARRFQLDLGVFNITPFGLVGVTLSIYLSFRNNAAYDRWWEARKLWGALVFEIRNLARATTSLIPDRAEQRALLLEALAFCHFLRGQLRKIDSVKEVHAFIEAEAGTAASFANPADEMVRRMGRRANAQRRAGDLDTIGFRILDERLASITAIQAGCERIAGTPLPFAYTLLVHRTAYIVCLLLPIGLISTTGWATPLFTALIAYTFFGLDALSEELEDPFGTEANDLALDGLCRVCEISVFEALGETPPKMLSAEKFYLS, encoded by the coding sequence ATGATCGTTCGTCCGCGCCCCACCTTCCTGCAGCTGTTCTTCATCATGCGCGGTTCGGTGGTGCCACGCATCCTGCCGCAGATTTTCGGCTTCGCGATCTATTCGGTGGTCATCCTCGTCGTGGCGCGCCGGTTCCAGCTCGATCTCGGCGTCTTCAACATCACGCCTTTCGGACTGGTGGGCGTGACCTTGTCGATCTATCTGTCGTTTCGCAACAACGCCGCCTATGATCGCTGGTGGGAGGCGCGCAAACTGTGGGGCGCGCTGGTCTTCGAAATCCGCAATCTGGCCCGCGCCACGACAAGCCTCATTCCCGATCGGGCCGAGCAGCGCGCCCTGCTGCTGGAAGCGCTGGCCTTCTGTCATTTTCTGCGCGGCCAGTTGCGCAAGATCGACAGCGTCAAGGAGGTCCATGCCTTCATCGAGGCTGAAGCCGGGACGGCCGCTAGTTTCGCCAATCCGGCGGACGAGATGGTCAGGCGCATGGGCCGCCGTGCCAATGCGCAGCGCCGGGCTGGCGACCTCGACACGATCGGTTTCCGCATTCTGGATGAGAGGCTGGCGTCAATCACCGCCATCCAGGCCGGCTGCGAGCGGATCGCCGGCACGCCCTTGCCCTTCGCCTACACGCTGCTGGTGCACCGCACGGCCTACATCGTGTGCCTGCTGCTGCCGATTGGCCTGATCTCGACCACCGGTTGGGCAACGCCATTGTTCACGGCGCTGATCGCCTACACCTTCTTCGGCCTCGACGCGCTTTCGGAAGAGCTTGAGGATCCGTTTGGCACCGAAGCCAACGACCTCGCGCTCGACGGCCTGTGCCGGGTCTGCGAAATCTCGGTGTTCGAGGCCTTGGGCGAGACGCCACCAAAGATGCTGTCGGCCGAAAAGTTCTATCTTTCGTAA
- a CDS encoding chorismate mutase — translation MNEEKDMADARTILAGYRASIDNIDAALIHMLAERFRCTKAVGVLKAEHGLPPADPAREQQQIARLRQLAHDAHLDPDFAEKFLNFVVREVIRHHEQIAAANGVTKTG, via the coding sequence ATGAACGAAGAAAAGGACATGGCCGACGCCCGCACCATCCTGGCCGGCTACCGCGCCTCGATCGACAACATTGACGCGGCCCTCATCCACATGCTCGCCGAGCGCTTCCGCTGCACCAAGGCGGTTGGCGTGCTCAAGGCCGAGCATGGCCTGCCGCCGGCCGACCCGGCGCGCGAGCAGCAGCAGATCGCCCGCCTGCGCCAGCTGGCGCATGACGCGCATCTCGACCCGGATTTCGCGGAGAAATTCCTCAACTTCGTCGTCCGCGAAGTGATCCGGCACCACGAACAGATCGCCGCTGCCAACGGCGTGACGAAAACGGGTTGA
- the rpsP gene encoding 30S ribosomal protein S16, with protein MALKIRLARAGSKKRPYYHVVVADARSPRDGRFIESLGSWNPLLPKDGERIKVDADRVKHWLSHGAQPTDRVLRFLDEAGLAKREARSNPKKAEPGKKAQERAALLKKAQEDAAAAASAAAAPAEAEAATAE; from the coding sequence ATGGCACTGAAGATCAGACTGGCCCGTGCGGGCTCGAAGAAGCGTCCTTACTACCACGTCGTCGTTGCCGACGCCCGTTCGCCTCGCGACGGCCGGTTCATCGAGTCGCTCGGCTCGTGGAACCCGCTGCTGCCGAAGGACGGCGAGCGCATCAAGGTCGACGCCGACCGCGTCAAGCATTGGCTGTCGCACGGCGCCCAGCCGACCGACCGCGTGCTGCGCTTCCTCGATGAGGCCGGCCTTGCCAAGCGCGAAGCCCGCTCCAACCCGAAGAAGGCCGAGCCCGGCAAGAAGGCGCAGGAACGCGCCGCCCTGCTGAAGAAGGCCCAGGAAGACGCCGCTGCCGCCGCTTCGGCCGCTGCCGCACCGGCCGAAGCGGAAGCCGCTACCGCCGAGTAA
- a CDS encoding DUF1236 domain-containing protein has product MKSLLFPAIAGMLTAMSGAALADTAVSAVTDLNVRAGPGPQYPVIGVLAAGQSATLNGCIENSKWCTIAEAGGQGWVYSDYVTADFGGSRVVLTQRRSAVAVVSPPDDIGNYSTDYTGAIISSDPVVGDFPAPPAAVRTYVDTHRLDPVYLDGEVVTGATLPDTVELREIPDYNYRYVYVNGQRALIDPQTRRIMYVVR; this is encoded by the coding sequence ATGAAATCCTTATTGTTTCCCGCAATAGCCGGGATGCTGACCGCAATGTCGGGCGCGGCATTGGCCGATACCGCTGTCTCGGCAGTCACCGATCTCAACGTGCGTGCCGGTCCCGGCCCGCAATATCCTGTCATTGGCGTTCTCGCCGCAGGCCAGTCGGCGACGCTCAACGGCTGCATCGAAAACAGCAAATGGTGCACCATCGCCGAAGCTGGCGGCCAGGGCTGGGTCTATTCCGACTACGTCACCGCCGATTTCGGCGGCAGCCGCGTGGTGCTGACGCAGCGCCGCTCCGCCGTTGCCGTGGTCTCGCCGCCGGACGACATCGGCAACTATTCGACCGACTATACCGGTGCGATCATTTCCAGCGATCCGGTGGTTGGCGACTTTCCAGCGCCGCCGGCCGCGGTACGGACCTATGTCGACACCCATCGCCTCGACCCCGTCTATCTCGACGGCGAGGTGGTCACCGGCGCGACCCTGCCCGATACGGTCGAGCTGCGCGAAATTCCTGACTACAACTACCGCTATGTCTATGTGAACGGCCAGCGGGCGCTGATCGATCCGCAGACACGGCGCATCATGTACGTCGTGCGTTGA
- a CDS encoding ACT domain-containing protein yields the protein MTGETDLSTLLASMTPELRDGIYVFATLAPGVPQPEGLEPVMAFREREGTTLIVTEEAARSTKLTASFRCRMITLNVHSSLEAVGFLAAITGRLAAAGMGVNPVSGFYHDHLFVPAGRAEEAMAMLHQLAKDSAG from the coding sequence ATGACGGGCGAGACCGATCTGAGCACTCTGTTGGCGTCGATGACGCCGGAACTGCGCGATGGCATCTATGTCTTCGCCACGCTGGCGCCTGGCGTTCCACAGCCCGAAGGCCTCGAACCGGTCATGGCGTTTCGGGAGCGCGAAGGCACGACGCTGATCGTGACGGAGGAAGCCGCCCGGAGCACGAAGCTGACCGCCTCGTTCCGCTGCCGGATGATCACGCTGAACGTCCATTCATCGCTGGAAGCCGTAGGCTTCCTTGCCGCCATCACCGGGCGCCTAGCCGCCGCCGGCATGGGCGTCAATCCGGTCTCGGGTTTTTACCACGACCATCTGTTCGTGCCGGCTGGGCGGGCGGAGGAGGCGATGGCGATGCTGCATCAGCTCGCCAAGGACAGCGCTGGCTGA